One Weissella ceti DNA window includes the following coding sequences:
- a CDS encoding Dyp-type peroxidase — MVEVNPNLAQDVWKDIGENVVFVVLRLKRENQETTQEGIQEFVDRSQAINRSMKIRQPESNLRVSIGFSSNAWDYLFPTAPKPRELTTFEGVSGPEASMPASDGDIFLHVRAENAGVLYEVITQYMQFLSSFAEVIDETKGFRYMEGRAIIGYIDGTEAPQVEDAAPYALVGEEDEFFIDGSYAFPQKWQHDMDFWRKMSVAHQDKAVGRDKFTDLELEDEDKLPNAHNLASKTEVDGEEQKIIRMNVPFSDPARGETGTYFIGYSRYWEVTKGMLQQMVDMNDFLLTFSTIQSGQLFFIPSRPLLDKIAGGELND, encoded by the coding sequence ATGGTAGAAGTAAATCCGAATTTAGCACAAGATGTTTGGAAGGACATAGGTGAAAATGTTGTCTTTGTCGTCTTGCGATTGAAGCGTGAAAATCAAGAAACAACACAAGAAGGCATTCAAGAGTTTGTTGATCGTTCGCAGGCGATTAACCGTTCAATGAAGATTCGCCAACCAGAATCAAATCTACGTGTATCCATTGGATTTAGTAGTAATGCTTGGGACTATTTGTTCCCTACTGCGCCTAAGCCTCGCGAATTGACAACTTTTGAAGGAGTTTCTGGACCAGAAGCCTCAATGCCAGCCTCAGATGGAGATATTTTCTTGCACGTACGTGCTGAAAATGCTGGCGTATTGTATGAAGTCATCACACAATATATGCAGTTCTTGTCATCGTTTGCAGAAGTGATTGATGAAACGAAGGGCTTCCGTTATATGGAAGGTCGTGCCATTATTGGCTACATTGATGGGACTGAAGCGCCACAAGTTGAAGATGCGGCACCATATGCCCTAGTCGGTGAAGAAGACGAGTTCTTTATTGATGGATCATATGCATTCCCACAAAAATGGCAACATGACATGGACTTCTGGCGTAAGATGTCAGTGGCACATCAAGATAAGGCTGTGGGTCGTGACAAATTCACTGACTTAGAATTAGAAGATGAAGATAAGCTACCGAATGCACATAACTTAGCCTCAAAGACTGAGGTTGATGGTGAAGAACAAAAGATTATCCGCATGAATGTGCCATTTTCTGATCCAGCACGTGGGGAAACAGGAACATACTTTATTGGTTATTCACGTTACTGGGAAGTGACTAAGGGAATGCTACAACAAATGGTAGACATGAATGACTTCTTGTTGACGTTTTCAACGATTCAATCTGGGCAATTATTCTTTATTCCATCACGTCCATTATTGGATAAGATTGCTGGTGGCGAATTGAACGATTAA
- a CDS encoding Fur family transcriptional regulator, producing MKSIDGALQVIRNAGYKMTNQRITILSYLAEQHTHPTVEMIHQGLSAQGEQISVATIYNTLEMLEKVQLVLVIDSDVDGKQHFDYFGTPHYHAMCTNCGLITDGDQFDMSQLTRIASEETGYKITGYHVEVRGLCPACQAKLN from the coding sequence ATGAAGTCGATTGATGGCGCATTACAAGTCATCCGTAATGCAGGTTACAAGATGACAAATCAACGTATTACGATTTTAAGTTACTTAGCTGAACAACACACGCATCCAACGGTCGAGATGATTCATCAAGGATTATCAGCTCAGGGTGAGCAAATCAGTGTTGCAACAATATACAATACGTTAGAAATGTTAGAAAAAGTACAATTAGTTCTTGTCATCGATAGTGATGTTGATGGAAAGCAACATTTCGACTACTTTGGGACACCGCACTATCATGCGATGTGTACAAATTGTGGATTGATTACTGACGGTGATCAATTTGATATGAGTCAATTAACACGAATTGCAAGTGAAGAAACAGGTTATAAAATTACAGGTTACCATGTAGAAGTACGTGGCCTATGCCCAGCTTGCCAAGCAAAATTAAATTAA
- a CDS encoding serine hydrolase domain-containing protein, with protein sequence MEQHNTWQGIKVIGCLVIVAIGITFVWFQIELKHVRNESEFRHTEISSTKAQVTKQITDENVKANESHVQHAKLGTVGKIDDPKFTTILNMVEEQHYQGSVLLIKHGQPIWQQAFGEMSPGVPFEPDTPISLTSISKNVTAYLLMKELTRRQMTLDTKLSYFYPKMLGAEETTLRDLIRMDAPYHGIGYVYGDRSEQEFMNMYLTGITYKPTNDKKWHYNAADYQILTNVLYKLTKTPYNKLVERELKPKYNVLTVDEFEALENRPTAYAKNGDVKQFNPQRFHREVGTGSLFMSAWDAYRYISDEIKGQNLTKQEFSELTKQEFSELTKLRTEGGYGYSGGMYVQDYGYLLHGILQGYEPSMMLDKTGENGVVLFSNHVTGKIDEDLAAPIFTEIMAME encoded by the coding sequence ATGGAACAACATAATACATGGCAAGGGATAAAGGTCATTGGGTGTCTCGTTATCGTTGCAATCGGAATTACATTCGTGTGGTTTCAAATAGAATTGAAACACGTACGAAACGAGTCGGAATTTAGGCATACAGAAATATCATCGACAAAAGCACAGGTAACAAAACAAATAACTGATGAAAATGTTAAGGCAAACGAATCACACGTACAACATGCAAAATTGGGCACAGTGGGTAAAATAGATGATCCGAAGTTTACGACCATACTTAATATGGTAGAGGAACAGCATTACCAAGGCAGTGTGTTATTGATTAAACACGGACAACCCATTTGGCAACAAGCATTTGGTGAGATGTCACCAGGTGTACCATTTGAGCCAGACACACCCATTTCATTAACATCGATTTCTAAAAATGTGACCGCATATTTGTTGATGAAAGAATTAACGCGCCGCCAGATGACATTAGATACAAAGCTATCTTATTTTTATCCCAAAATGTTGGGGGCTGAGGAAACGACATTGCGTGATCTAATTCGCATGGACGCCCCATATCACGGGATCGGGTATGTTTATGGGGATCGTTCCGAACAAGAGTTTATGAACATGTATTTGACAGGTATAACCTACAAGCCAACGAATGATAAAAAATGGCATTATAACGCTGCCGATTATCAAATCTTGACGAATGTGTTGTATAAACTTACCAAAACTCCATATAATAAGTTAGTGGAACGTGAATTGAAGCCAAAATATAATGTTTTAACAGTTGATGAGTTTGAAGCATTAGAAAATCGACCCACTGCGTATGCCAAAAACGGAGACGTCAAACAATTCAATCCACAACGATTTCATCGTGAAGTTGGAACAGGCAGTCTTTTTATGTCTGCATGGGACGCATATAGATACATTAGCGACGAAATTAAAGGGCAAAATCTAACCAAACAAGAGTTCTCGGAATTAACCAAACAAGAGTTCTCGGAATTAACTAAGCTACGTACTGAAGGTGGTTATGGTTATTCAGGTGGTATGTATGTTCAAGATTATGGTTATTTATTGCACGGTATTTTACAAGGATACGAACCAAGTATGATGTTAGATAAAACTGGTGAGAACGGTGTGGTTTTATTTAGTAATCATGTCACAGGGAAAATTGATGAAGATTTAGCAGCGCCAATTTTTACTGAAATAATGGCAATGGAGTAG
- a CDS encoding ABC transporter permease, whose protein sequence is MNTTVDISNTSLMLALALVAVSLIVSYRLRLNLGKDTIISVIRAVIQLTVVGFVLHTIFNVNEIWLTAIMALVIVFNAAWNARGRSDHLPHAFRIALIAIMSSTVITVGILVASGAIKFVPYQIIPFTGMVAGNSMVAVGLVFRGLNQQFKDQQEQILERLALGSRPSEAGKLIANEAVRIGMQPTIDSIRTYGLVSLPGMMSGLIMAGVDPVYAIKYQIVVAFTLLSATAIASMFTSYLAVRRFFNAHWQLVLPGETHH, encoded by the coding sequence ATGAATACAACCGTTGATATTAGTAATACATCATTAATGCTGGCGCTAGCATTAGTTGCCGTCTCTTTAATTGTCAGTTATCGGCTACGGCTAAATTTAGGTAAAGACACGATTATTTCAGTTATTCGCGCTGTGATACAACTAACTGTTGTTGGGTTTGTATTACATACTATTTTTAATGTGAATGAAATTTGGCTAACTGCAATTATGGCGTTAGTGATCGTTTTCAATGCAGCATGGAATGCACGAGGACGTAGTGATCATCTGCCACATGCGTTTAGAATTGCGTTAATTGCTATTATGTCATCTACAGTGATTACAGTAGGAATTCTAGTCGCAAGTGGGGCTATTAAATTTGTCCCTTATCAAATAATTCCTTTTACAGGGATGGTCGCTGGTAATTCTATGGTCGCAGTTGGCTTGGTATTTCGTGGATTGAATCAACAATTCAAAGATCAACAAGAACAAATTCTAGAACGTTTAGCATTAGGGTCACGACCAAGTGAAGCTGGTAAGCTTATTGCAAATGAAGCAGTACGTATTGGGATGCAACCAACTATTGATTCAATTCGTACTTATGGGTTGGTGAGTTTGCCGGGAATGATGTCAGGACTAATCATGGCTGGTGTAGATCCAGTCTATGCCATTAAGTATCAAATTGTTGTGGCATTTACCTTACTTTCAGCCACAGCGATTGCCTCAATGTTTACAAGTTATTTGGCTGTACGACGTTTCTTTAACGCCCACTGGCAATTGGTACTACCTGGAGAAACGCATCACTAA
- a CDS encoding ABC transporter ATP-binding protein: protein MNKLTINNIGMTYDSTVFSDVSFEVTSGQWLTITGESGSGKSTILKIVAGLQDATSGEVLLDGVSQWNHDIESYREDVSYAMQMAQLFDETVQENLDLPYQVRQQTVDRDRQIELLGMVGLTPNFLTRDIHELSGGQRQRIAVIRNLLFPPKFLLLDEISTGLDAHSKAELWELIVKMQAKYQFGILSVTHDEDEIAHARYELRLEDGKGQIHEYNR from the coding sequence ATGAACAAACTAACGATTAATAATATCGGTATGACATATGATTCAACTGTGTTTTCTGATGTTAGCTTTGAAGTGACAAGCGGACAATGGTTAACCATTACAGGTGAATCAGGAAGCGGTAAAAGTACCATTCTAAAAATTGTTGCTGGATTACAGGATGCAACATCCGGTGAAGTGCTATTAGATGGCGTATCACAATGGAATCACGATATCGAAAGCTATCGTGAAGATGTGTCTTATGCTATGCAGATGGCACAATTATTTGATGAGACAGTACAAGAAAACTTAGATCTCCCATATCAAGTACGTCAACAAACTGTTGATCGCGATCGTCAAATTGAACTGTTAGGCATGGTTGGCCTAACACCTAATTTTTTAACACGCGATATTCATGAATTATCTGGTGGACAACGTCAACGAATTGCGGTTATTCGTAACTTATTATTCCCGCCAAAGTTTTTATTACTAGATGAAATTTCTACTGGATTAGATGCGCATAGTAAGGCTGAATTATGGGAATTGATTGTGAAAATGCAAGCTAAGTACCAATTTGGTATCTTATCCGTTACCCACGATGAAGATGAAATCGCACATGCACGATACGAATTACGATTAGAAGATGGAAAGGGACAAATTCATGAATACAACCGTTGA
- a CDS encoding alpha/beta fold hydrolase has protein sequence MSVLTLNDGANLYYEEFGEQTNPTVIMIHGFSGRHAEFQEQINPLKAAGYHIVQVDLRNHGRSSYDAGATIARLSVDIHEMITYLNRDKVILLAHSMGAAVVWSYCQLFGTRRVERIITIDESPQCLSADEWAYSLFDTTWGTMTNVMERFKETKMTVTRLPDETFKAIKADQAAYPFNTEGNQDLLMNHVSLKWQNVIKSIDVPQLYIAGGQSPLWSSEHALYCAQLNQLADAVIIPDTGHMPHAEKPKLFNEAVLAFLNANK, from the coding sequence ATGTCAGTTTTAACCTTAAATGATGGTGCGAATCTATATTATGAAGAATTTGGAGAACAAACAAATCCAACGGTTATCATGATCCATGGTTTTTCAGGACGCCATGCTGAATTTCAAGAACAAATTAACCCACTCAAGGCGGCTGGTTATCATATTGTGCAAGTGGATTTACGTAATCATGGACGGTCCTCATACGATGCAGGAGCGACCATTGCTCGACTTAGCGTAGATATTCATGAAATGATTACATATCTGAATCGAGACAAAGTTATCTTGCTTGCTCATTCAATGGGAGCAGCAGTAGTATGGAGTTATTGTCAGCTGTTTGGAACCAGAAGAGTTGAACGAATTATCACAATTGATGAATCACCACAGTGCCTTTCCGCAGATGAATGGGCATATAGTTTATTTGATACAACATGGGGAACGATGACAAACGTTATGGAGCGGTTTAAAGAAACTAAAATGACAGTGACCCGACTACCAGACGAAACATTTAAAGCTATTAAAGCAGATCAAGCTGCATATCCATTTAATACAGAGGGAAATCAAGATTTATTGATGAACCATGTCAGTTTAAAGTGGCAAAACGTTATTAAAAGCATTGATGTGCCACAATTGTATATTGCAGGGGGACAGTCTCCGCTTTGGTCTAGTGAACATGCCTTGTATTGTGCACAACTAAATCAGCTTGCTGACGCTGTGATTATTCCTGATACTGGGCACATGCCACATGCAGAAAAGCCTAAACTGTTTAACGAAGCTGTGTTGGCATTTCTAAATGCGAATAAATGA
- a CDS encoding sugar-binding transcriptional regulator, with protein sequence MMAKKMNHRDLLASLAHDYYLSQLSLADLVEKYDLSRYLVNKYLEDARREGVVTINVAAPNPRNLEMETKFQELFDIDNVHIISDSLNPIETSENVLNYAAHQITPLITQSRVVGLTWGSTVYNLIQNLPVSIQEDITFTQFLGENMKYKSDVGSMRMVELVASKFSAEYLTMAGPLYVLNDDVREGMKSEIAIKPSFDAAQHMDFLFTALGTVASLNSIPVWRENADAILSGINQEDIAGMVYGRPFDIDGNFLALDNDHVFGLDIDTIMSTPRRFTVVKSKFKTDALIGALRGKFFTDIVMTEAVARRVLTDIPNK encoded by the coding sequence ATGATGGCAAAAAAAATGAACCATCGGGATCTTTTGGCTAGCCTAGCCCATGATTACTATCTATCACAACTATCGCTTGCTGACTTAGTGGAAAAATACGATCTAAGTCGTTACCTTGTTAACAAATACCTTGAAGACGCGCGTCGTGAAGGTGTCGTTACAATTAATGTCGCGGCTCCTAACCCGCGTAATCTAGAAATGGAAACAAAGTTCCAAGAACTGTTTGATATCGACAATGTTCACATTATTAGTGACAGTTTGAACCCTATTGAAACAAGTGAAAACGTCCTAAACTATGCTGCGCACCAAATCACACCTTTGATTACACAAAGTCGTGTTGTTGGTTTGACATGGGGAAGCACTGTCTATAACTTGATTCAAAACCTACCGGTTTCAATTCAAGAAGATATTACTTTCACACAATTCCTTGGTGAAAACATGAAATATAAGTCTGACGTTGGATCAATGCGCATGGTAGAACTTGTTGCATCTAAGTTCTCTGCCGAATATCTAACAATGGCTGGTCCACTTTATGTTTTGAACGATGATGTTCGTGAAGGGATGAAGTCTGAAATTGCGATTAAGCCATCATTTGATGCCGCGCAACACATGGATTTCTTGTTCACAGCTCTTGGAACAGTTGCATCACTAAACAGTATTCCTGTGTGGCGTGAAAATGCGGATGCAATCCTTTCAGGAATTAATCAAGAAGATATTGCTGGAATGGTTTACGGCCGTCCATTCGATATTGATGGTAACTTCCTAGCCTTAGACAACGATCACGTATTTGGCCTAGATATTGACACAATCATGTCTACTCCGCGTCGTTTTACAGTTGTTAAGAGCAAGTTTAAGACCGACGCTTTGATTGGTGCCCTACGTGGTAAGTTCTTCACTGACATTGTGATGACTGAAGCTGTTGCTCGTCGTGTCTTAACAGACATTCCAAACAAGTAG
- a CDS encoding FtsX-like permease family protein gives MLTKIALKSLRHKWRDYLVLLIGTTIAVGIFYMFSAMATNDAFLKANSTMKMIIPVFIIGEVLLGIITFVYLNFANSFLLRLRQKEYGLFSMLGATKRQIGTLLMRETLLVGIVSVGLGILLGMGLTSVSADYLMDLIGVKLTNWSVVTPNAIIVTVVFFMLVFFVNGLYNRMRLTRRDTLTLLTADATVKQTKLSTFKMFIFGLLGLAMLVASYWLMPHIETIQIAGFVVIIILNVIGTYLFVSHTLNLVTGWIQKSNFGMRGLRPFLNGQLRFRLADYKRILTMISVLFGMALGAMSVGQGYYISLPSQAVQNSEVTMVVRNEETDLTDVSDVTYRTDVKYVVKGEEVFFLKSDLAKSKVPNREFIGMNDSRLEYISPDSEKMQENFTLGNWANYVAGTQYQSRAVVVDELPAGEEKTMRAFTTSDVNGNDKVLRSIYKGEEQFLDQSDQEGPSSVPGSYGMLIMMKSLFGGLEFMSMFLGIAFMVMLASTLMFKILSNVASDIRRYQILNMVGVTKHQAKMTVAKDLGILFFIPMTIGLADALLGLQMFKPMMPDAYAGVATALPWVIGIYVMYYLVTVMIYQRLVLNKK, from the coding sequence ATGTTAACTAAGATTGCCTTAAAATCATTGCGTCATAAGTGGCGTGATTATCTAGTTCTATTAATTGGAACAACTATTGCCGTTGGAATCTTCTACATGTTCAGTGCCATGGCAACAAATGATGCCTTTTTGAAGGCTAACTCAACAATGAAGATGATTATCCCAGTGTTTATCATTGGTGAAGTCTTGTTGGGGATCATTACCTTTGTGTACTTAAACTTTGCAAATAGTTTCTTACTACGTTTACGTCAGAAAGAATACGGGTTGTTCTCTATGTTGGGAGCGACGAAGCGTCAAATTGGAACACTATTGATGCGTGAAACGCTATTAGTTGGAATTGTTTCAGTTGGACTTGGTATTTTGTTGGGGATGGGACTAACAAGTGTTAGTGCCGATTACCTAATGGATTTGATTGGTGTTAAGTTGACAAACTGGTCAGTGGTGACACCAAATGCCATTATCGTAACGGTGGTCTTCTTCATGCTTGTGTTCTTTGTGAACGGTTTGTACAACCGTATGCGTTTGACTCGTCGTGATACATTGACATTGCTAACAGCTGATGCGACTGTTAAGCAAACAAAGCTAAGCACATTTAAGATGTTTATCTTTGGCTTGCTTGGATTAGCAATGTTGGTAGCCAGCTACTGGTTGATGCCACACATTGAGACTATTCAAATTGCTGGATTTGTGGTTATTATCATTTTGAATGTGATCGGAACATACTTGTTCGTTAGTCACACATTGAACTTGGTTACAGGATGGATTCAAAAGTCTAACTTTGGAATGCGTGGATTACGCCCATTCTTAAATGGACAATTACGTTTCCGTTTAGCTGACTACAAGCGTATTTTGACAATGATTTCAGTTTTATTCGGAATGGCGCTTGGTGCCATGAGCGTTGGGCAAGGATATTACATCTCATTGCCATCACAAGCGGTACAAAACTCAGAAGTCACAATGGTTGTTCGTAACGAAGAAACAGATTTAACAGATGTTTCTGATGTTACTTATCGAACAGATGTAAAGTATGTTGTTAAGGGTGAAGAAGTCTTTTTCTTGAAGTCAGATCTTGCGAAGTCTAAGGTTCCTAACCGTGAGTTTATTGGGATGAATGATTCACGTTTGGAATATATTTCTCCTGATTCAGAAAAGATGCAAGAGAACTTCACACTAGGTAACTGGGCTAATTATGTTGCTGGAACCCAATACCAAAGTCGTGCTGTTGTGGTAGACGAATTGCCAGCTGGTGAAGAAAAGACGATGCGTGCCTTTACGACATCTGATGTAAATGGTAATGATAAGGTCTTGCGTAGTATTTACAAGGGTGAAGAACAATTCTTGGATCAAAGTGATCAAGAAGGGCCATCAAGCGTACCTGGATCATATGGTATGTTGATTATGATGAAGAGCTTGTTTGGTGGATTGGAATTCATGAGTATGTTCCTAGGAATTGCCTTTATGGTAATGCTTGCATCAACTTTGATGTTCAAGATTCTATCTAACGTCGCTTCTGATATTCGCCGTTACCAAATTTTGAACATGGTGGGTGTAACCAAGCATCAAGCGAAGATGACAGTTGCAAAGGACTTGGGAATTCTATTCTTTATTCCAATGACAATTGGTTTGGCGGATGCCTTGCTTGGACTACAAATGTTTAAGCCAATGATGCCAGATGCATATGCTGGTGTTGCAACAGCCTTGCCATGGGTAATCGGTATATATGTCATGTACTACTTAGTTACAGTCATGATTTACCAACGTTTGGTATTAAACAAGAAATAA
- a CDS encoding ABC transporter ATP-binding protein, which yields MTEPALVANNIKQVYKSAAGVEQTVLHNLSLSVEKGEFLAIMGPSGSGKSTLLNILSTLMKPTSGEVRINQQDILHMNDNEIAKFRGEDMGFIFQSYNLVDSLTVYENIALPLMLQKERPAAIKTRVSEVATMLNIAEYLNKYPSELSGGQQQRVGAARALVHNPGLIFGDEPTGALDSENAREMMNYLTKINQNADISILMVTHDPFSASFASRILFLNDGEISGELVRGDSAREDFYGEILRELGNFE from the coding sequence ATGACAGAACCAGCTTTGGTTGCAAATAATATTAAGCAAGTTTATAAGAGTGCCGCAGGTGTCGAACAAACAGTCTTACATAATCTTTCATTATCAGTTGAAAAGGGAGAATTTTTGGCGATTATGGGACCTTCAGGGTCTGGTAAGTCAACATTGTTGAACATCCTATCAACTTTGATGAAGCCAACATCTGGTGAAGTACGTATTAACCAACAAGATATCTTGCACATGAACGACAACGAAATTGCAAAGTTCCGTGGTGAAGATATGGGATTCATTTTCCAAAGCTATAACCTAGTTGACAGTTTGACAGTCTACGAAAACATTGCATTGCCATTGATGTTGCAAAAGGAACGTCCAGCCGCAATTAAGACACGTGTTAGCGAAGTAGCCACAATGTTGAACATTGCGGAATATTTGAACAAGTACCCATCAGAACTATCTGGTGGACAACAACAACGTGTTGGGGCTGCACGTGCGTTGGTACACAACCCAGGATTGATTTTTGGAGATGAACCAACAGGAGCATTGGACTCAGAAAATGCGCGTGAAATGATGAATTACCTAACTAAGATTAACCAAAACGCGGACATCTCAATTTTGATGGTTACGCACGATCCTTTCTCAGCAAGTTTTGCTTCACGTATTTTGTTCTTGAACGACGGAGAAATCTCAGGTGAACTTGTACGTGGTGACTCAGCTCGTGAAGATTTCTACGGTGAAATCCTACGCGAACTTGGAAACTTCGAATAA
- a CDS encoding alpha-glucosidase: MGTTSRWKDEVIYQVYPRSFQDTNDDGIGDLPGIINRLDYLQSLGVTMVWISPIYKSPMVDMGYDIADYQAIDPQFGTMEDFDILLQEGEERGIKIVMDLVVNHTSDQHEWFKQALADPTSKYRDYYIFKTTEDGEVPNNWRGIFGGSTWTEVPGEPGTFFFHTFAPEQPELNWENPALRREIYDMINWWHEKGVAGWRVDAITHLKKDLDWASLPADGDDGRVSVVKKGQNRPGINVFLDELKAETFDKYDVITVGEAYGVPEEDLPAYIGPNGYFSMIFDFSYINIEVQDVNEWYRGPSAWDTKLLKETLFASQAEIKKSNGMLGNVLENHDQNRALTKYVPNPEFQTPTAAKALATMYYFVPGVPFIYQGQEIGMKNFERSDISEFNDVSSLNNYAVAMEAGVSKEEALKTVNAKSRDNARTPMQWTDEAFGGFSNAEPWLEMNNRREGINVAVENTDENSVLAYYRAMNKVRVDDMWHETIIDGEFTPLMDVPADVIAYQRQLGDRTITVLINLGAETQTVSMPTIMAGEVLLVNDIHAAKTLAGDNITLAPYAAMVIGQ, encoded by the coding sequence ATGGGAACAACTAGCCGTTGGAAAGATGAAGTAATATATCAAGTTTATCCACGTTCATTCCAAGACACTAATGATGATGGAATTGGAGATTTGCCAGGAATTATTAACCGTTTGGACTACCTACAAAGCTTAGGGGTAACTATGGTTTGGATTTCACCAATTTATAAGTCACCAATGGTTGATATGGGATATGACATTGCTGATTACCAAGCAATTGATCCACAATTTGGAACTATGGAAGACTTTGATATCCTCTTACAAGAAGGGGAAGAACGCGGTATTAAGATCGTGATGGATTTAGTTGTTAACCACACATCTGATCAACATGAATGGTTCAAGCAAGCATTGGCAGATCCAACAAGTAAGTACCGTGATTACTACATTTTCAAGACAACTGAAGACGGTGAAGTACCTAACAATTGGCGTGGAATCTTTGGTGGTTCAACGTGGACAGAAGTGCCAGGAGAGCCTGGAACATTCTTCTTCCACACATTTGCACCAGAACAACCAGAATTGAACTGGGAAAACCCAGCTTTGCGTCGTGAAATCTATGACATGATTAACTGGTGGCATGAAAAGGGTGTTGCTGGATGGCGTGTTGACGCGATTACGCACTTGAAGAAGGATCTAGACTGGGCATCATTGCCAGCGGATGGTGACGATGGACGTGTGTCAGTAGTTAAGAAGGGACAAAACCGTCCTGGAATTAACGTATTCCTAGATGAGTTGAAGGCAGAAACATTTGATAAGTACGATGTCATTACGGTTGGTGAAGCGTATGGTGTACCTGAAGAAGACTTACCAGCTTACATTGGCCCTAATGGTTACTTCTCAATGATCTTTGACTTCTCATACATTAACATTGAAGTACAAGATGTTAACGAATGGTACCGCGGCCCATCAGCTTGGGATACTAAGCTGTTGAAGGAAACGTTGTTTGCTAGCCAAGCTGAAATTAAGAAGTCAAACGGAATGCTGGGAAATGTCTTAGAAAACCACGACCAAAACCGTGCATTGACTAAGTATGTTCCAAATCCTGAATTCCAAACACCAACGGCCGCAAAGGCATTGGCCACAATGTACTACTTTGTACCTGGTGTGCCATTCATCTATCAAGGGCAAGAAATTGGAATGAAGAACTTCGAACGTTCTGATATTTCTGAATTCAATGATGTGTCTTCATTGAACAACTATGCCGTTGCGATGGAAGCTGGTGTATCGAAGGAAGAGGCATTGAAGACAGTTAATGCAAAGTCTCGTGATAACGCACGAACACCAATGCAATGGACTGATGAAGCGTTCGGTGGCTTCTCAAACGCAGAGCCTTGGTTGGAAATGAACAATCGTCGTGAAGGTATTAACGTTGCGGTGGAAAATACAGATGAAAACTCAGTCTTAGCATACTACCGCGCAATGAATAAAGTACGTGTTGATGACATGTGGCATGAAACAATTATTGATGGTGAGTTTACACCATTAATGGATGTACCAGCGGATGTGATTGCATACCAGCGTCAATTAGGTGATCGTACAATCACTGTTTTGATTAATCTAGGTGCAGAAACTCAAACCGTTTCAATGCCTACGATTATGGCTGGAGAAGTCCTATTGGTAAACGATATTCATGCAGCGAAGACATTGGCAGGTGATAATATTACGTTGGCGCCATATGCCGCTATGGTCATTGGACAATAA